A region from the Nodosilinea sp. FACHB-141 genome encodes:
- a CDS encoding ATP-binding protein: MLTSFWVGASLAPARWSTMQSYQEQEVSLHRLLQLTAAAPDYVQVKPKGFKAILQSTVEFLEAHDIQAHLLVKLPVGDPWNEDVLRYGQGLELPYRVLRFARPDAEPSPNLGNEVVVPLPESHTWRGDYFVVVQSESFAAMLIAHRLQPLSATPTGQSQRLTPEGQHDPEDDEEASPLLEEATAARSSYLSVCCSINPDLVATVVSAIRRQIDQGLGTADVGLDLAALTQQWPQLRPTHSLTPTYLTLVDRWLNWQLKRQEHLRQSASTYRRQALNMSSLSSQNEVLINTLRLKDDFLNTVGQELRTPLTTIKTALTLLDSPHLKPPQRQRYMEMISHECDRQSALISGVLNLLQMETSVSQAQLDPLNLSETVPPVVSTYQPLAEEKGIMLAYTIPSQLPPVLCPDSWLRQVMIHLLNNSLKYTPSGGQVWVTASSTADHAEIEVRDTGIGISAGDLPHIFEHFYRGRNLPPAETEGAGLGLSIVQQLLLYCGGTVVTRSQPGEGTTMVVRLPIHHRRS, encoded by the coding sequence GTGCTGACCTCGTTTTGGGTAGGCGCTAGCCTGGCCCCGGCCCGTTGGAGCACTATGCAGTCTTACCAAGAACAAGAGGTGTCGCTGCACCGGCTTCTACAGCTGACTGCGGCAGCCCCAGACTATGTCCAGGTAAAACCTAAGGGGTTTAAGGCGATTCTACAATCGACTGTAGAGTTCCTTGAAGCCCACGACATTCAAGCCCACCTGCTGGTAAAGCTGCCAGTGGGCGATCCGTGGAATGAGGATGTGCTGCGCTACGGTCAAGGGCTGGAGCTGCCCTATCGAGTGCTGCGGTTTGCGCGCCCTGATGCAGAGCCCTCGCCCAACTTGGGCAACGAGGTAGTGGTGCCCTTGCCAGAGAGCCACACCTGGCGAGGTGACTACTTTGTGGTGGTGCAATCTGAGTCCTTTGCGGCCATGCTGATCGCCCATCGGCTGCAGCCGCTGTCGGCTACTCCCACAGGGCAGAGTCAACGACTGACCCCTGAGGGCCAACATGACCCCGAGGATGACGAAGAGGCCTCACCGCTCTTAGAAGAAGCGACGGCGGCGCGATCGTCGTATCTATCAGTGTGCTGTTCTATCAATCCTGACCTGGTGGCGACAGTGGTAAGCGCCATTCGCCGCCAGATTGATCAAGGTCTGGGCACCGCCGATGTCGGGCTCGATCTGGCCGCCCTGACCCAGCAGTGGCCCCAGCTGAGACCCACCCATTCACTCACCCCGACCTACCTCACCCTGGTCGATCGCTGGCTCAACTGGCAGCTCAAGCGTCAGGAGCACCTGCGCCAGTCGGCCTCGACCTACCGCCGACAGGCGTTGAATATGTCGAGCCTGTCATCCCAAAACGAGGTGTTAATCAATACTCTCCGCCTCAAGGATGATTTTCTCAACACGGTGGGCCAGGAACTACGCACTCCTCTGACCACCATCAAAACCGCCCTGACCCTGCTTGACTCGCCCCACCTTAAGCCTCCCCAGCGGCAGCGGTATATGGAGATGATTAGCCATGAGTGCGATCGCCAGAGTGCTTTGATTAGCGGCGTTCTCAACCTGCTACAGATGGAGACCAGCGTTAGCCAAGCCCAGCTTGACCCGCTAAATTTGTCGGAAACCGTGCCCCCAGTAGTCAGCACCTATCAGCCCCTGGCTGAAGAAAAGGGCATTATGCTGGCTTACACCATCCCTAGCCAGTTGCCGCCGGTGCTTTGCCCCGACAGCTGGCTGCGACAGGTGATGATTCATCTGCTGAACAACAGCCTGAAATACACCCCCAGCGGCGGTCAGGTTTGGGTGACGGCTTCTAGCACCGCAGACCACGCCGAGATCGAAGTGCGTGATACTGGTATCGGCATTTCGGCTGGCGATCTGCCCCACATTTTTGAGCACTTCTATCGGGGCCGCAACCTGCCGCCTGCTGAAACCGAGGGGGCCGGTTTGGGGCTATCGATTGTGCAGCAGCTGCTGTTGTACTGTGGCGGCACTGTAGTAACCCGCAGCCAGCCCGGCGAAGGGACAACGATGGTGGTGCGGCTGCCCATTCACCATCGTCGTTCCTGA
- the rarD gene encoding EamA family transporter RarD — MTSPKSAPAAPGDRSDAKTGAIYALLAYSTWGLLPIYWKLLGTASAVEVLSHRMIWSAVFLVGILLVQRRLEDLQTLLRSPRKVLVLLLTASLLTFNWGLYIYGVNSDRVVEASLGYYINPLVTVLLGFIFLKERLYRGQQVAVALAVVGVGYFIWQLGTVPWIALALAVSFAFYGLLRKVVAVAPLVGLAVETLLITPLVLLVVSWLAASGQGHFGEGLPITLLFIGAGVATSMPLLWFNKAAKRLTLATLGFFQYLAPSLSLLLGVFVYDEPFTPVHVVTFGCIWTALLLYSVTALRARGSDRSL, encoded by the coding sequence TTGACCTCACCTAAATCTGCGCCGGCTGCCCCGGGCGATCGCTCCGATGCCAAGACGGGGGCGATTTATGCTCTGTTGGCTTACAGCACCTGGGGGCTGCTGCCCATCTACTGGAAGCTGTTGGGCACTGCCTCTGCCGTAGAGGTGCTCAGCCACCGCATGATTTGGTCAGCGGTATTTTTAGTCGGCATTTTGCTGGTGCAGCGGCGGCTGGAGGATTTGCAAACGCTACTGCGATCGCCCCGCAAAGTACTAGTGCTGCTGCTCACCGCCAGTCTGCTGACCTTCAACTGGGGGTTGTATATCTATGGGGTGAATAGCGATCGCGTTGTCGAAGCCAGCCTGGGTTACTACATTAACCCATTGGTGACTGTGCTGCTGGGGTTTATCTTTCTCAAAGAGCGCCTGTACCGAGGTCAACAGGTGGCCGTAGCGCTGGCGGTGGTGGGTGTGGGCTACTTCATTTGGCAGTTGGGCACCGTGCCGTGGATTGCCCTGGCGCTGGCGGTTTCCTTTGCGTTTTACGGCTTGCTCCGCAAGGTAGTGGCGGTGGCCCCGCTGGTGGGCCTGGCAGTCGAAACCCTGCTGATTACCCCCCTGGTGCTGCTAGTTGTGAGCTGGCTCGCGGCCAGCGGCCAGGGGCACTTTGGGGAAGGCCTGCCGATCACTCTGCTGTTTATCGGGGCTGGGGTGGCGACGTCGATGCCACTGCTGTGGTTCAACAAAGCGGCCAAACGGCTGACTTTGGCTACCCTCGGCTTCTTTCAGTACCTGGCTCCGTCGCTATCGCTGCTGCTGGGGGTGTTTGTCTACGACGAGCCGTTCACTCCAGTTCACGTGGTCACCTTTGGCTGTATTTGGACGGCGCTGCTGCTATATTCCGTCACGGCGCTGCGGGCTCGAGGGAGCGATCGCAGCCTATGA
- a CDS encoding ABC transporter permease: MATTPRLPLLRNPAAKPATNVSMVLMGVGLAITLAFILIALLAPLMASWGWLIDPTTALQNPIHEPPGGAHWFGTTRQGYDVFSRTLFGTRAAWQVVLLATLLSVAIGVPLGMVSGYLGGWLDRALLFFMDTIYTLPGLLLSVTLAFVVGRGVVNAAIALSIAYIPQYYRVVRNHTVSVKTELFIEAAQAMGASTWTVLSRYLFLNVIQSVPVLFTLNAADAILVLGGLGFLGLGLPEQVPEWGADIRQALDALPTGIWWTALFPGLALTLMVTGLSLVGEGLNEFMNPLLRRENWR, from the coding sequence ATGGCTACCACTCCGCGATTGCCCCTGCTGCGCAACCCAGCCGCCAAACCGGCCACCAACGTATCTATGGTGCTGATGGGGGTGGGCTTGGCCATCACCCTGGCGTTCATTCTGATTGCCCTGCTAGCGCCGCTAATGGCGAGCTGGGGCTGGCTGATTGACCCCACCACCGCCCTACAGAATCCCATCCACGAGCCCCCTGGGGGTGCCCACTGGTTTGGCACCACGCGACAGGGTTATGACGTATTTTCGCGCACGCTATTTGGCACCCGCGCTGCCTGGCAGGTGGTGCTGCTGGCCACGCTGCTCAGCGTAGCGATTGGGGTGCCTCTGGGTATGGTCAGCGGCTACCTGGGCGGCTGGCTCGATCGCGCTTTGCTGTTCTTTATGGATACGATCTACACCCTGCCGGGGCTGCTGCTCTCGGTCACCCTGGCCTTTGTGGTGGGTCGAGGAGTGGTGAATGCCGCGATCGCCCTCAGCATTGCCTACATTCCTCAATATTACCGAGTGGTGCGCAACCACACCGTCAGCGTTAAGACCGAGCTATTTATCGAAGCCGCCCAGGCCATGGGGGCTTCGACCTGGACAGTGCTGTCCCGCTATCTGTTTCTCAACGTGATTCAAAGCGTGCCGGTGCTATTTACCCTCAACGCCGCCGACGCCATTCTGGTGCTGGGGGGTCTGGGCTTTTTGGGATTAGGTCTGCCCGAGCAGGTACCCGAGTGGGGGGCCGACATTCGCCAGGCACTCGATGCACTGCCTACGGGCATCTGGTGGACGGCATTATTTCCCGGGTTGGCCCTGACCCTGATGGTGACGGGGCTATCCCTGGTGGGTGAGGGGCTAAATGAGTTTATGAACCCCCTGCTGCGCCGCGAAAACTGGCGCTAG
- the queA gene encoding tRNA preQ1(34) S-adenosylmethionine ribosyltransferase-isomerase QueA codes for MCNSSNLAPETDPRAQSPSDEYSLAAYQYSLPPEIIAQTPVTPRDSSRLLVVDSPTTHRHHHFRDLPTLLQPGDLLVLNDTRVIPARLPGYKPSGAQVEVFLLEDQGDNQWLALVRPGRRLKPGATVHFGPNPNQPDLIAQVLATDPETNGRLLKFEPQGNESLLDLFERLGEVPLPPYITDRAASPEQYQTVYAEAPGAVAAPTAGLHFTPELFERLEEKGVGRSHITLHVGVGTFRPVEADNILDHKMHGEWIDVSPETVAQINATKARGGRVIAVGTTVVRALEGAAQGGELQPYQGKVNLFIYPGYRYRAIDGLITNFHLPGSSLLMLVSALIGRERLLGLYETAIQHDYRFYSFGDAMLVLPEAVQGENVER; via the coding sequence ATGTGCAATAGTTCAAACCTTGCTCCAGAGACGGATCCGAGGGCTCAAAGCCCTTCTGATGAGTATTCCCTGGCGGCCTATCAATATTCTCTCCCACCAGAAATAATTGCTCAAACTCCCGTCACACCAAGGGATTCGTCTCGTTTGCTGGTGGTCGATAGCCCCACTACCCACCGTCATCACCACTTCCGCGACCTACCTACGCTGCTGCAGCCGGGCGACTTACTTGTCCTCAACGACACCCGGGTGATTCCGGCCCGGCTACCTGGGTATAAACCCAGTGGTGCCCAAGTGGAGGTGTTTTTGCTGGAAGACCAGGGCGATAACCAGTGGCTGGCTCTAGTGCGCCCCGGCCGCCGTTTGAAGCCAGGAGCCACAGTGCATTTTGGCCCCAATCCCAACCAGCCTGACCTAATAGCCCAGGTGCTGGCTACCGACCCTGAGACCAACGGTCGCTTGCTGAAGTTTGAGCCCCAGGGAAATGAGTCCCTATTAGACCTGTTTGAGCGGCTGGGGGAAGTCCCCCTACCGCCCTACATCACCGATAGGGCGGCTTCCCCTGAGCAATACCAGACGGTTTATGCTGAGGCTCCGGGGGCGGTGGCGGCTCCGACGGCGGGGCTACACTTTACGCCAGAGTTGTTTGAGCGGCTAGAAGAGAAGGGGGTGGGGCGATCGCACATCACCCTCCACGTCGGCGTGGGCACCTTTCGCCCGGTGGAGGCCGACAACATTCTCGACCACAAAATGCACGGCGAATGGATTGATGTTTCGCCAGAAACCGTAGCGCAGATCAACGCCACCAAAGCCCGAGGCGGGCGCGTGATTGCCGTCGGTACGACGGTGGTGCGTGCCCTAGAAGGGGCTGCCCAAGGCGGCGAGCTGCAACCCTACCAGGGCAAAGTAAACCTGTTTATTTACCCCGGTTACAGGTACCGAGCGATCGATGGGTTGATCACCAACTTTCACCTGCCGGGCTCTAGTCTGCTGATGCTGGTCAGCGCGTTGATAGGCCGAGAGCGATTGCTGGGGCTGTACGAAACCGCTATTCAGCACGACTATCGCTTCTATTCCTTTGGCGATGCCATGCTAGTTTTGCCAGAGGCAGTCCAAGGTGAAAACGTTGAGCGGTAG
- a CDS encoding alpha/beta hydrolase, with protein sequence MSPVRHTLSSASVPLTYRQWGDGEPLMLLHGLADHGLVWQSLAETLRTRYRCLAPDLRGHGDSGKPDNVAVYDALELVDDLEALAIACHAEQLTVVAHSWAAKLALLWAKRQPQRVRLLVLVDPFFVNQLPRWLQPTFPLFYRTLPFLKVMGPFESCEAAESVARTLKQYRGWSPLQAAVFKAGIEQKPDGRWGSKFAIAARNGVFRDTLHRAGFTTELAVPTLLLLPQAGLNRKAWQLKPYCTHLPNLKIQTIPGNH encoded by the coding sequence ATGTCTCCTGTTCGCCACACGTTATCTAGCGCGTCTGTGCCTCTGACCTACCGGCAGTGGGGAGACGGAGAACCACTGATGCTGCTCCACGGGCTGGCCGACCACGGGTTAGTGTGGCAGAGCTTGGCCGAAACCTTGAGGACGCGCTATCGCTGTCTGGCTCCCGACCTACGCGGTCATGGCGACAGCGGCAAGCCCGACAATGTTGCCGTTTACGATGCGCTTGAACTGGTTGACGATTTAGAAGCTCTGGCGATCGCCTGTCACGCTGAGCAGCTCACCGTCGTGGCCCATTCTTGGGCCGCCAAACTAGCGCTGCTGTGGGCCAAGCGGCAACCCCAGCGCGTTCGTCTTTTGGTACTGGTGGATCCGTTTTTTGTGAATCAGCTGCCAAGGTGGTTGCAGCCCACGTTCCCCTTGTTCTATCGCACTCTGCCCTTTTTGAAGGTGATGGGGCCATTTGAGAGCTGTGAGGCAGCAGAATCTGTTGCTCGCACCCTGAAGCAGTACCGGGGCTGGAGCCCCCTGCAAGCGGCAGTGTTTAAGGCCGGCATAGAGCAGAAGCCTGATGGCCGCTGGGGGAGCAAGTTTGCGATCGCTGCCCGCAACGGCGTGTTTCGCGACACTCTGCATCGGGCAGGGTTCACCACAGAGCTGGCGGTGCCGACCCTGTTGCTGCTGCCCCAAGCCGGGCTCAACCGCAAGGCCTGGCAGCTCAAACCCTACTGCACCCACCTACCCAATCTGAAAATACAGACCATCCCTGGCAACCACTAG
- a CDS encoding pentapeptide repeat-containing protein: MRELDNAYRLLELEPGASIEDVNQAYKDLVFVWHPDRIPQDNERLYQKAQDKIKALNHARDLLRSHNRNSRSSASSASSRYGTASGYRPSSASGYGTSDYRSSYSNGYSSKGYGSAQSRDDDSEEEQRSGSHNRYYRYQRSTYGSSYYGASQSDGNPSSGSSTSNGGPSSNSSTSGNGTSSSSSSTGQSQTYRQRRDAAAGVGGDTASAKGSSDTQSKASSTNGKAPSSPPSSQASSKPANDSYNSYNAHTRSGAARSRQSPDLSGTDMSGANLREKDFGGRNLSEANLSGADLSDAFLHKVNLNRANLSKAKLFRANLLQADLSHANLREADLIGADFSGADLSGADLSGAKVAVGGRTMVKLTGAILTGAIMPDGSIHD, encoded by the coding sequence ATGCGAGAGCTGGACAACGCCTATAGACTTTTGGAGCTAGAGCCCGGTGCCTCGATCGAGGATGTCAACCAGGCGTATAAAGATCTAGTGTTTGTCTGGCACCCCGATCGCATTCCCCAAGACAACGAGCGACTGTATCAAAAGGCCCAAGACAAGATTAAAGCGCTGAACCACGCTCGAGATTTGCTGCGATCGCACAACCGCAACAGTCGCAGCAGCGCCAGCTCGGCCAGCAGTCGCTATGGCACCGCCAGCGGCTATCGCCCCTCGTCCGCCAGCGGCTACGGCACCAGCGACTATCGCTCGTCCTACAGCAACGGCTATAGTAGCAAGGGCTACGGCAGTGCCCAGTCCCGAGATGACGACAGCGAAGAGGAGCAGCGATCGGGCTCCCACAATCGCTATTACCGCTATCAGCGCAGCACCTACGGCAGCAGCTACTACGGGGCCAGCCAGAGCGACGGCAACCCATCCTCAGGCTCTAGCACATCTAACGGTGGGCCCTCTTCAAATTCCAGCACCTCCGGCAACGGCACCTCTTCCTCAAGCTCTAGCACCGGCCAGTCGCAAACCTACCGCCAGCGGCGCGATGCAGCGGCGGGGGTAGGGGGCGATACCGCCAGCGCCAAAGGCAGTTCGGACACCCAGAGCAAGGCCAGCTCTACCAACGGCAAAGCACCTAGCTCTCCCCCCAGCAGCCAGGCCAGCTCCAAACCCGCCAACGACTCCTACAACAGCTACAACGCCCACACCCGTAGCGGAGCCGCGCGATCGCGCCAAAGCCCCGACCTCAGTGGCACCGACATGAGCGGGGCCAACCTGCGCGAAAAAGACTTCGGGGGACGCAACCTCAGCGAGGCCAACCTCAGCGGAGCCGACCTTAGCGATGCCTTTTTGCACAAGGTCAACCTCAATCGGGCCAACCTCAGCAAGGCCAAGCTGTTTCGCGCCAACCTGCTTCAGGCCGACCTCAGCCACGCCAACCTGCGCGAGGCCGACTTGATTGGGGCTGACTTTAGCGGGGCCGACCTCAGCGGGGCCGACCTCAGCGGCGCAAAGGTGGCAGTTGGGGGTCGCACCATGGTCAAGCTCACCGGCGCCATTCTCACCGGGGCGATCATGCCCGATGGCTCTATTCACGATTGA
- a CDS encoding NAD-dependent epimerase/dehydratase family protein: MRVLVMGGTRFIGVYLTKLLIEQGHEVVLFNRGNHPAPVEGVPTIVGDRTDPNNLKTQLAGETFDAIFDNNGRELSDTQPLVELFGDKLQHFVYVSSAGVYLKSDQMPHIEGDAVDPKSRHKGKFETEAYLQAQGVPFTSVRPVYIYGPQNYNPLEAWFFDRVVRDRPIPIPGNGMHLTQLGHVQDLAAAMAAVLGNETAIGQIYNISGEKAVTFDGLARACALAAGKDADALKIVHYDPKAFDFGKAKAFPMRVQHFFTAIDKAQAELGWAPTYDLVAGLKDSFQNDYLASGADKIEVDFALDDKILAA, from the coding sequence ATGCGTGTACTGGTCATGGGTGGCACCCGGTTTATTGGGGTGTATCTAACCAAACTGTTGATTGAGCAGGGCCACGAGGTGGTGTTGTTTAACCGGGGCAACCATCCCGCGCCGGTGGAGGGGGTGCCGACCATTGTGGGCGATCGCACCGACCCAAACAACCTCAAAACCCAGCTGGCGGGCGAAACCTTTGACGCCATCTTCGACAACAACGGGCGCGAGCTGAGCGATACCCAGCCGCTGGTAGAACTGTTTGGCGACAAGCTTCAGCACTTTGTCTACGTCAGCTCTGCTGGAGTCTATCTCAAGTCTGACCAAATGCCCCACATTGAAGGCGATGCGGTGGATCCTAAGAGCCGCCACAAGGGCAAGTTTGAAACCGAAGCCTACCTGCAAGCCCAAGGGGTGCCCTTTACCTCGGTGCGCCCGGTCTACATCTATGGTCCACAGAACTACAACCCCTTAGAGGCCTGGTTCTTTGATCGGGTGGTGCGCGATCGCCCCATTCCCATCCCCGGCAACGGCATGCACCTCACCCAATTGGGCCACGTGCAAGACCTGGCGGCAGCAATGGCGGCAGTGCTGGGCAACGAGACGGCGATCGGCCAAATCTACAACATCTCCGGCGAAAAAGCCGTTACCTTCGACGGTTTAGCCCGCGCCTGTGCGCTGGCAGCTGGCAAGGATGCCGACGCCCTCAAGATTGTCCACTACGACCCCAAAGCCTTTGACTTTGGCAAAGCCAAGGCTTTCCCCATGCGGGTGCAGCACTTCTTTACTGCCATTGATAAGGCTCAGGCAGAACTGGGTTGGGCACCCACCTACGACCTAGTTGCGGGTCTAAAAGATTCGTTCCAGAACGACTATCTTGCCTCTGGCGCAGACAAAATTGAGGTCGATTTTGCCCTAGACGACAAAATTCTAGCGGCGTAA
- the der gene encoding ribosome biogenesis GTPase Der: MPLPVVAVIGRPNVGKSTLVNRLAGAQDAIVYDQPGVTRDRTYQPAFWRDRDYLVVDTGGLVFDDDTEFLPYIREQAQLALTEASAAVFVVDGKVGPTESDREIASWLRQQSVPVLLAVNKCESLDNGLVQAAQFWELGLGEPYAVSGIHGNGTGELLDALVEFLPETVEEAAEEEVKVAIVGRPNVGKSSLLNAFVGETRAIVSPISGTTRDAIDMQVQHGDKIYRLIDTAGIRKKKSVEYGPEFFGINRAFKAIRRADVVLLVIDALDGVTEQDQKLAGRIEEDGRACIIVVNKWDAVEKDSHTIYDFDHQISARLNFLDWAKRIFVSAKTGQRVPKILELVDHAVEQHRRRVSTSVVNEVLEDAVKWHTPPTTRQGRQGRIYYGTQVTVRPPSFTLFVNDPHLLKDNYRRYVERQFRENLGFEGTPIRIFWRGKAMRDLERNNPNRATKVK, translated from the coding sequence ATGCCACTGCCTGTTGTTGCGGTTATCGGACGCCCAAATGTGGGCAAATCTACCTTAGTGAACCGCCTGGCCGGGGCTCAAGACGCCATTGTCTACGACCAGCCAGGAGTGACGCGCGATCGCACCTACCAGCCTGCCTTTTGGCGCGATCGCGACTACCTGGTGGTTGATACCGGCGGCCTAGTATTTGACGACGACACCGAATTTTTACCATACATTCGCGAACAGGCCCAACTCGCTCTTACTGAAGCTAGCGCTGCGGTGTTTGTCGTCGATGGGAAAGTTGGCCCTACCGAGTCAGATCGTGAAATTGCCTCCTGGCTGCGGCAGCAGTCGGTGCCGGTGCTGCTGGCAGTCAACAAATGCGAATCGCTGGATAACGGCTTAGTGCAGGCGGCGCAGTTTTGGGAACTGGGGCTGGGTGAGCCCTACGCCGTCTCCGGCATCCACGGCAACGGCACGGGGGAACTGCTGGATGCCCTAGTAGAGTTCCTACCCGAAACCGTAGAAGAAGCGGCCGAAGAGGAAGTCAAAGTCGCCATTGTGGGGCGGCCCAACGTAGGCAAATCGAGCCTGCTGAACGCTTTTGTGGGGGAAACTCGCGCCATTGTTAGCCCGATCTCGGGGACGACTAGGGATGCGATCGACATGCAGGTGCAGCACGGCGACAAAATCTATCGCCTGATCGACACCGCCGGCATTCGCAAGAAAAAGAGTGTGGAATACGGGCCAGAGTTTTTTGGTATTAACCGCGCCTTCAAGGCCATTCGCCGCGCCGATGTGGTGCTGCTGGTGATTGACGCCCTCGACGGCGTTACCGAGCAAGACCAAAAGCTGGCGGGCCGCATTGAAGAAGACGGCCGCGCCTGCATCATCGTCGTCAACAAGTGGGATGCGGTGGAAAAAGACAGCCATACCATCTACGATTTTGACCACCAAATCTCTGCTCGCCTCAACTTTCTCGATTGGGCCAAGCGCATCTTTGTCAGCGCCAAGACTGGCCAGCGGGTGCCCAAAATTCTAGAACTGGTGGATCACGCGGTGGAGCAGCACCGTCGTCGGGTCAGCACCTCAGTCGTTAACGAAGTGCTGGAAGATGCGGTGAAATGGCACACGCCGCCCACCACCCGCCAGGGTCGCCAAGGCCGCATCTACTACGGCACTCAGGTCACCGTGCGGCCACCGTCCTTCACCCTGTTTGTCAATGATCCCCACCTTCTGAAGGACAACTACCGTCGCTACGTGGAGCGGCAGTTCCGCGAGAACCTGGGTTTTGAGGGCACGCCGATTCGTATCTTCTGGCGGGGCAAGGCGATGCGTGACTTAGAGCGCAACAACCCCAACCGAGCGACGAAGGTGAAGTGA
- a CDS encoding energy-coupling factor transporter transmembrane protein EcfT, with protein sequence MDLLRSLPIGLYLEQPVTWLHRLDPRVKMAWLMSILVTPILANAYWRFGLVALLVLLTLVALIPLRVWRQQMGWLVALSGIVMLLTFVMPDGLQVAQTPRLPTPADMVTLENPPEVLPELPQPTSYRYVMFDWGPINVTRRSLDLGIRIGTLLFTLIYGTNLYLLTTAPEEITVALEALMAPLRWFRLPVTEIALTVTLSLRFIPLVLEEVQNLVRSVQTRAINWKKLGFRGSAQVWLSVMERLLQNLLLRAEQIAAAMEVRGFTSPNEHRVRWYQMVLRSWDWFALGLLVVFWWARWVWGGEI encoded by the coding sequence ATGGATCTTCTTCGCTCTCTTCCCATTGGCCTTTATCTGGAGCAGCCGGTAACCTGGCTGCACCGGCTTGATCCTAGGGTCAAGATGGCCTGGCTGATGAGCATTTTGGTGACGCCCATTTTGGCCAATGCCTACTGGCGATTTGGGCTGGTGGCGCTGCTAGTGCTGCTGACCCTGGTGGCGCTAATTCCGCTGCGGGTGTGGCGACAGCAGATGGGCTGGCTGGTGGCGCTCAGCGGCATCGTGATGTTGCTGACCTTTGTGATGCCCGACGGGCTTCAGGTGGCGCAGACGCCTCGGCTGCCTACTCCAGCTGACATGGTTACCCTGGAAAATCCGCCGGAGGTGCTGCCAGAGTTACCTCAGCCCACGTCGTATCGCTATGTGATGTTTGACTGGGGGCCGATCAACGTAACGCGGCGATCGCTCGATCTGGGCATTCGCATTGGCACCCTGCTGTTCACGCTGATCTACGGCACCAACCTTTACCTGCTCACTACTGCGCCCGAAGAAATCACCGTAGCCCTAGAGGCGTTGATGGCCCCGCTGCGCTGGTTTCGCCTGCCGGTGACGGAGATTGCCCTTACGGTGACGCTCTCCCTGCGGTTCATTCCCCTGGTGCTGGAGGAAGTGCAGAATTTAGTGCGATCGGTGCAGACCCGCGCCATCAACTGGAAGAAGCTGGGCTTTCGCGGCTCGGCCCAGGTGTGGCTATCGGTGATGGAACGCCTGCTGCAAAATCTGCTGCTGCGGGCTGAACAGATTGCAGCAGCGATGGAGGTGCGCGGCTTCACCAGCCCCAATGAGCACCGAGTGCGCTGGTACCAGATGGTGCTCCGGTCGTGGGACTGGTTTGCCCTGGGGCTGCTGGTGGTGTTTTGGTGGGCGCGGTGGGTCTGGGGAGGCGAGATTTGA